Part of the Romeriopsis navalis LEGE 11480 genome is shown below.
AATTGACTTGATCCACTTCTGTCCACTCGGTGTAACCAGTCGGTGTTCCACATAACAAGGGGTAAGATTTTGGATGGCTTCCGCAATTTGGCGCTTGACCATTGGCCGATCAGCCGGATGAGCGCTGTTCCAAAGGGATCTTGGGTTGGCCATAATGGCTTCCCGATCAACTTCATAGATTGCCTCAATTCCTTGATTAATATAACTAAAACGACCGCTACCATCGTTGTCGATGATATATCGATAGACCATGCCAGGTAGGTTTTCGGCAAATTGCTGGAATTGCATTTGACTGGCTTGCAGGGCGGCGCTGCGTTCTTCCACCCGTTGTTCCAGATCCTGATTGAGCTGTTCGAGATCCTGATTTAACTGCGCTAAGGCAGCGGTGGTTTGATGTCGCTCGATCGCAATACCGGCAATATGTGCCATTTGGGTCATAACATCTAGTTCATCCGCTTGGGGCGATCGAATTTTTGAATAATATAAGGCAAATGTCCCCAGCACTCGACCGTCGCTCGCGATTACCGGATGGGACCAACAGCTACATAACCCATGGCTTAGTGCAATTTCCTTATAGTCTTGCCATAAGGGATCGGTCTCAATGTCGGTGCTGATCACCGTTTGCTGGCGGGCTACGGCAGTGCCACAGGAGCCAAGACCTTCACCCGTGGGGCAGCCATTGGTCTTGATGATGTAATCATCCGGTAGGTCAGGCGCAACAAGATAGCGGAGTTGCTGCTCGCGATCGAGCAATAAAAACGAGCAAAGCGGGCCATCGATCTGTTGTTTAACACAGCGAATAATCGCGCCCAATATTTCATTCAACGGCGTATCTTGCGCAATTTTAGCAAGCAGGTGATTTCGAGCGGCGATTGCCACTTCTGTGGCTTTCCGCGCGCTCACATCGGTGATAAACCCCTCTAAGTACTGCAATTTTCCGGTTGCATCATAATTGCCGCCGCCTCTTTCCCAGACCCACTTTTCCTGTCCAGCTTTAGTCAAAATGCGATATTCACATTCATAAGGTTGACCCGCAGCGATTGCATTCTGTACGATTTCCCAAACCGAACCAGTGTCATCTGGGTGAATCAATTTGCCACAGCTAATGGAACGATCGACTAAATATTCCTCCGGTAAATACCCCGTAATTGCCGTTACCCCAGCGCTAATAAAAACGGGTGTGTAGTCCGGGTCATTCAATTCTCGATAAACAAACCCGGGCAAATTGCCCATTAGGTTTAGGAGGTGTTGCTCACTCGCTTGTAGTTGTCGTGTCGTCTTTTGGTGAGCGGTTAATTCGGCTTGCCGGTCGGCCTGGGGCGTGACCGGTACAGAATTAATTGCTGCTGATTTGGCTAGTTGGTTTTCGCTGGGCTGGTTTGCGCCGGATGGCTTTGTCGTGCGTTGATCCTGTATGAACGACTGGCTGAGAATTCCAAATACTGCATCTTGAGTCAGGAGACCAAAGAGTTGATCGTGTTCATCCAGAATGGGTAAATGTCGGATTTGGTGATTTTTCAGCAATGTCAGAACGTGGCTCACAGACGTTAGATCCGATGTGTGGATGGTGATGCTGGGCGGACGCATGACTGCCGCAATGCTTAATTGTTCTAGCGGTGCGGGCTGTGAGCTAATTTGTACAAGATCGTGTTCGGTGAGCATCCCAACGATGTAATTTCCCTGGGTGACGAGCACGCAACTCGCACCTATTTGAGCCATTTGAGTGATTGTGGCAATGACTGTTGTATCAGCCGCTACTGTTAGCGGATCATCGATGATCGCCGCTTGTAGCTGCTTGGAAATCAAATCATGCGAATCAGTCATGGTTGAATCCGTGCTCAAACTTCCCAGATTTTTTGGATTAAAGCGATTTCTGTCGCTTTAGCACTGTCTATGGCAATATGCCCCATTTCGGTCTTTTGTTGTGTGACGAATGGTTGGTTAGTATACCCTATCACCCTTATGGCTGTGCTTTTTCAGGGTTCAGCTCAATTTGCACGCACAATGTGGCGAGGAACAAGAGAAAGCACGATCGAGTCGGCATGCGAATGTAATAAACGGTTCGATCGTTGTCGCTAAACTTTTACACAATCAATCTTCCATCTGGGGACTACCTCAAGTTGTGGTCGTTTAATTGCAATGGCATTAAAGTCAAAATGGCATCAAAGATAACGAACTAGTTGCAGCAAAGCCGCTTAAAATCGAAAAGCGACAGATTTATTCCTATTGAGCCTTGAGCCAAACATTATGGTTGTATCGAATCTTCCGACATCAGTACCAGTCACGGTCTTAACGGGTTATCTCGGTGCCGGTAAAACTACCTTGCTCAATCGTATCCTCACCCATGAGCATGGCAAAAAGGTCGCTGTGATTGTGAATGAGTTTGGCGAAGTCGGGATCGATAACCAGTTGGTGGTGGATACCGATGAAGAAATCTTCGAGATGAATAACGGCTGTATCTGTTGCACGGTGCGCGGTGACTTGATTCGGATGATTAGCAATCTGATGAAGCGCCGCGATAAGTTTGACCATTTGCTGATCGAAACGACCGGACTTGCTGACCCAGCTCCGGTGATCCAGACTTTTTTTATGGATGATGAGGTGAAGGAACAGACGAATCTTGATGCAGTTGTAACGGTGGTCGATACCAAGCATGTGCATCAACATTGGGAAGCGGAGGAAGTGCAGGAACAAATTGCCTTTGCAGATGTGATTTTGCTGAATAAAACTGATCTCGTTACGTCCGTCGAGCTTGATCAGCTAGAGCAAAAGATTCGCGGGATGAATGCGCTTTGTCAGATTTATCGCACGCAGAATGCCCAGGTTGAAATGGATTCCATTCTGGGGGTCAAGGCGTTTGATCTCGATCGAGCCTTAGAAATTGATCCTGAGTTCTTGGGTGAGGATGCCCACGAGCATGACGAGTCGGTGTTTTCCGTGGCGATGACTGAACCCGGCACGGCGGATGCCCAGAAACTACACGACTGGATTGCGGAATTGTTGCGGACCCAAGGGCCAGATATCTTTCGGATGAAAGGGATTCTGAATATTAAGGGCGACGATCGGCGGTTTGTATTTCAGGGGGTGCATATGATTTTTGATGGGGCACCGGATCGGGCGTGGAAAGCCGATGAAGTTCGCAAGAATGAGTTGGTGTTTATTGGCCGGAACTTAGATGAAGCGCAGTTGAAGGCCGGATTTCAGAGTTGTCTGGTAGGTTAGTGTGTCACAACTCAAGCCGCTTTGGAAAACCACAATTGGCGATTATGTGACGGTGTTGGATTGGTCCGATGATTGCTTGGCGATCGCTTCGGCAGCGGGTGAAGTTATCCTGCAATATGCGGATCAAGCGATAGTGCTGCGGGCTGCGGATGGGCAATCAATTGATTGCCTCGCATTTTCCCACGATCACCAATTTCTCGCGAGTGGCAGCCAAAATTCGCAGGTCAATATTTGGTCCGTTCCCACCGCCACATTAATTACCCCAACGGTGGTAAAAACGCTGGAATATCCGCGTCATTGGATCGATCGATTAGCCTGGCATCCCCAGCAAAACCAACTGGCATTTAGCCTGGGTAAGCAAGTCCAGGTATGGGATGTGACGACCGATCAGGCCGGTGCGCAGTTAAACTTTGCCGGTTCTTCGGTGATGGATCTCGCTTGGCATCCGGCGGGTTTATATTTGGCGGTAAGCGGTTATTTGGGTACGAAGCTTTGGCGATCGGATGACTGGCTGACCGCGCCACAGATACTCGAAGTGCCTTCTGCAAGCGCTAAGGTCGGTTGGTCAACGGATGGGCGATATTTTGCATCGGGTAATCTCGATCGGATGATTACGCTGGTGGAAACGGAGCAGTGGGAAAAGCCTTGGGCGATGCGCGGATTTCCGGGAAAGATTCGGTGTTTAGCTTGGTCGGATAATTTCGCTGGGTCGGATACGCAGTTGTTAGCGGTATCGAGTCAAGAAGGGATCGCCGTCTGGCATTATGTGGCAGCACAGGAAAATTGGGATTGCCAGGTATTACAGCAACATACTGATTCAGTTCAAGCCATTGCCTTTCAACCCGGCACATCGCTGTTAGCGTCAACCGCGAGTGATGGTCAGATCGCATTATGGCAAGATGGGCAACTGCTACAGACATTGTCCGAAAACTCTGCCGCTGGTGCCTGTTTAGCCTGGAGTCAGGATGCTACACAATTAGCGGTGGGGCGACAGAATGGGCAAATTGAAGTATTTGCAATCGGTTAAAGACCGGAAAAGTCTACGGCTTTGTTTTGGTTAGGTTTGTCTTTGTTAGTTCTGTTTGGGGCAGTTTTGTCTGCGTCAGAATTCCTTGAGATGGGCTGAACAGTAACGCGAGTAGGAATAACCCCGTCGAAATCAGCGAAATCGTGGGACCCGAGGGCAGGTTTTGGTAGTAGCTCAGGTACACGCCCGAAACGCTGGAAAATAGTCCAATCAAGGCACCTAACAGGATCATATGGTGCAACTCTTTCACCAACAAATTGGCGGTCAGTGCGGGCACCGTCAGTAAGGCTACAACCAAAATCACGCCAACGGCTTGCATACTGGCAATAATCGTCAGCGTAATTGCTGCCATAAATCCCACGTAGATTTTGTTCACCGGTAAGCCGATCGCCTGTGCCCCAGTTTTATCAAAGGTATAGAACAGCAGCTCTTTGTAAAACGCGGCAATCGCGATGAGTACGATCGCGCTGATAATCCCCGTGCGCCAGACATCCAGCCAAGTGACGCTCAAGATATTGCCATACAGAAAGGCATCAAGGTCGATCTTATTTTTTAACACCGTGATCAGCATAATGCCCAGCGAAAAGAAGGTCGAAAACGTCAACGCCATTGCAGCATCGGATTTAATCCGCGACTGTGTCCGAATCCAGCTAATCAGAAATCCCCCGCATAACCCTGAAACGGCTGCACCAAAGAGCATATCAAGCCTGAGAAAGTAAGAAATCGACAAACCTGGCAAGACGCAATGGGCCACCACATCCGCGATCATGGTCATGCGCTGCACAATTAGATAGCTGCCTAATGCGGGACAGAGCACACCGATCAGGATACTGATTACCAAGGCTCGCTGCATAAATTGGTAATTCCAAGGATCAAGCAGAAGATGCAACATGGTGGTGAGTTGTGAATATTAGTCGTGGGTTGGGAATATCAACTTTTGGCTCCCCAGAATTTTTCGCTAGGGAGCAGTTCGGCCAGTTTGAGGCAAAATTCAAGTTCGTAAAATCATCCTGAATCTAACAAGCCCAATCCGTCTCACTCGGATGGTGATGGCCATGATGCTGTGCATATCCCTGCTGCTCGTAAAACACACCACCGTAAGCCTGCAACAAGTTCTCCGGTGTCATTACCTTCTGCGGCGTATCGTCAGCAATAATCCGCTGATTTATTAATAGGAGTCGATCGAGCACCCCCATTGCATTACCCCAATCATGGCTACTGACCAGCAGCATTTTGCCCTGGGATCGGAGTTCTTCAAACACCTTCACCATGACGGATTCGGTTTTTTTATCGACGCCGGTGAAGGGTTCATCGAAGAAAAATATTTCGGCTTCCTGGGCTAAAGCCCGTGCCAGGAAAACCCGCTGTTGTTGTCCGCCAGAAAGTTCGCCAATCCGTCGATCCTTGAGGTGTAGCATATCCACCCGTTCTAGGGCTGCCCTGACGAGGGCCTTGGCTTGCCGGTTGGGACGGCGAAACCAACCGAGGCTGCGGGCGC
Proteins encoded:
- a CDS encoding CobW family GTP-binding protein; this encodes MVVSNLPTSVPVTVLTGYLGAGKTTLLNRILTHEHGKKVAVIVNEFGEVGIDNQLVVDTDEEIFEMNNGCICCTVRGDLIRMISNLMKRRDKFDHLLIETTGLADPAPVIQTFFMDDEVKEQTNLDAVVTVVDTKHVHQHWEAEEVQEQIAFADVILLNKTDLVTSVELDQLEQKIRGMNALCQIYRTQNAQVEMDSILGVKAFDLDRALEIDPEFLGEDAHEHDESVFSVAMTEPGTADAQKLHDWIAELLRTQGPDIFRMKGILNIKGDDRRFVFQGVHMIFDGAPDRAWKADEVRKNELVFIGRNLDEAQLKAGFQSCLVG
- a CDS encoding WD40 repeat domain-containing protein → MSQLKPLWKTTIGDYVTVLDWSDDCLAIASAAGEVILQYADQAIVLRAADGQSIDCLAFSHDHQFLASGSQNSQVNIWSVPTATLITPTVVKTLEYPRHWIDRLAWHPQQNQLAFSLGKQVQVWDVTTDQAGAQLNFAGSSVMDLAWHPAGLYLAVSGYLGTKLWRSDDWLTAPQILEVPSASAKVGWSTDGRYFASGNLDRMITLVETEQWEKPWAMRGFPGKIRCLAWSDNFAGSDTQLLAVSSQEGIAVWHYVAAQENWDCQVLQQHTDSVQAIAFQPGTSLLASTASDGQIALWQDGQLLQTLSENSAAGACLAWSQDATQLAVGRQNGQIEVFAIG
- a CDS encoding metal ABC transporter permease, producing the protein MLHLLLDPWNYQFMQRALVISILIGVLCPALGSYLIVQRMTMIADVVAHCVLPGLSISYFLRLDMLFGAAVSGLCGGFLISWIRTQSRIKSDAAMALTFSTFFSLGIMLITVLKNKIDLDAFLYGNILSVTWLDVWRTGIISAIVLIAIAAFYKELLFYTFDKTGAQAIGLPVNKIYVGFMAAITLTIIASMQAVGVILVVALLTVPALTANLLVKELHHMILLGALIGLFSSVSGVYLSYYQNLPSGPTISLISTGLFLLALLFSPSQGILTQTKLPQTELTKTNLTKTKP
- a CDS encoding PAS domain-containing protein, giving the protein MTDSHDLISKQLQAAIIDDPLTVAADTTVIATITQMAQIGASCVLVTQGNYIVGMLTEHDLVQISSQPAPLEQLSIAAVMRPPSITIHTSDLTSVSHVLTLLKNHQIRHLPILDEHDQLFGLLTQDAVFGILSQSFIQDQRTTKPSGANQPSENQLAKSAAINSVPVTPQADRQAELTAHQKTTRQLQASEQHLLNLMGNLPGFVYRELNDPDYTPVFISAGVTAITGYLPEEYLVDRSISCGKLIHPDDTGSVWEIVQNAIAAGQPYECEYRILTKAGQEKWVWERGGGNYDATGKLQYLEGFITDVSARKATEVAIAARNHLLAKIAQDTPLNEILGAIIRCVKQQIDGPLCSFLLLDREQQLRYLVAPDLPDDYIIKTNGCPTGEGLGSCGTAVARQQTVISTDIETDPLWQDYKEIALSHGLCSCWSHPVIASDGRVLGTFALYYSKIRSPQADELDVMTQMAHIAGIAIERHQTTAALAQLNQDLEQLNQDLEQRVEERSAALQASQMQFQQFAENLPGMVYRYIIDNDGSGRFSYINQGIEAIYEVDREAIMANPRSLWNSAHPADRPMVKRQIAEAIQNLTPCYVEHRLVTPSGQKWIKSISHPIQQPNGEIWLDGVVFDISDRKASEAALEESRQKYYSLIQSVHGIVWEYDLDSRKFTFISDKVEALSGYSTERWLGETDFWVNHIYIEDREAVTAKAQAGVQNNATFSVEYRFVAADGALIWMYELSTPHCDRDGNPNKLIGISIDISERKAIELQLQLLNQELLQATRLKDDFLANMSHELRTPLNAILGMSEGIQEQIFGPLNDRQLRAVQVIEQSGNHLLALINDILDVAKIESGQVVLEVTPVNIMQLGKSSLAFIKEQALKKHIQLTISPTNPPYNDELILVDERRIRQVLLNLLNNAVKFTPKNGTIKLEITGRSPRPELGGRDGIQMAVRDTGIGIAPEHIDKLFKPFIQIDSKLSRQYHGTGLGLALVKRIVELHGGEVGLTTALGVGSCFTISLPWRTIALTEQNATKQPLTSPSEAAAHSAAVQSAAASCNFALAPNPNPGTAPLILLAEDNAVNTQLISDYLISKGYRLLTAETGQAAVDQMQMTLPDLILMDIQMPVMKGFEAIQQIRGMTHGGQLPIIALTALAMQGDREKCLAAGANAYLAKPVSLKQLVTLIQQFLGPLPIEQ
- a CDS encoding metal ABC transporter ATP-binding protein, which gives rise to MLDVQQLAVRYRDIRSLEDVSFHIHPGEVVGILGPNGAGKSTMMKAMLGLIPKSAGAVHYCTCPLHQQLEKVAYVPQRSQIDWDYPITVWHVVMMSRARSLGWFRRPNRQAKALVRAALERVDMLHLKDRRIGELSGGQQQRVFLARALAQEAEIFFFDEPFTGVDKKTESVMVKVFEELRSQGKMLLVSSHDWGNAMGVLDRLLLINQRIIADDTPQKVMTPENLLQAYGGVFYEQQGYAQHHGHHHPSETDWAC